CAGTGGGAAAGGATACAATCAGCATTCAATCTTGTGTCAAATGACTCTGTAAATGGAAACACGTGCTGGAAGCACAATGCCACTACGTGCATTTAAGTTCCCGTCATTGGTATATAAGTACTTTTACAtccgtctctgttcaagcagtgCACGAATGCCGGTCAGTAGTTGTCGAGTTCGTGAGCGActgaagtaaaacatttttaaatgacatcggtaacattgtcactggcctccatgctgctcTTTATGATTCCCTGTTTTCCTGTGTGCTTATGACATCTAATGtgacacaacagaaaaaacacacaaacaaacaaacaaaaacaaccgcACCAGTTGAATGTCTCCGGCACCAGCCAGGATTACTGTTCCAGAGCTGTGGTGCTGAATAATGACCAGAaatttttttgcagaaaatgttGATGTCAAAGAGCATTTAACCTCTGATCTTATGGATATAATGCCATAATTTCATCGTTTTATCATATTAGGCATTTGTGTGTTAAATCTGATTGGAATTAttgtatgaattcttgagttgtagccaaaactgtgttttgtgaggccacagtgaccttgacctctgGCCACCAAAATCTAGGTTCTTGAGATATCGCATTTACAAGAATGGGACATACGGAGGGATGGACAActggaaaacataaaaactggcaatggaaaagtaaaaaagatatttttagcAGGTGTATCCACAAAAAACCCCTGCATATACGCCAAATGTTGATGTAAATATCGTATTAGAGTAAATGTGAGATGCACCATCTGTCTGCAGCTCATTCTGAGCAAATAAAGGTTCATATTTGTGATAAGAGGACCAACTGAGACTTACCCTGGTTTCCATCCACTGACTCCCAGCTCTCCTCAGCTCCCCAGTCTCCTGTTGCCTCTGCACTCCAACCATCTCCAGCCTGAcgaggagaaaacacaacatgcaccacttttaattcaatttaaaggaattgtattttacattttgttaaataagTTTATTCTGTAAGATATAATCTGTATATGCATAAGCTTCAAGATGCTGGTAAACAAAGCCAGGGTAGCTGTTTGCCCATTTCCAgcttttatgctaagctaagctaacttcCTGCTGGTTCTAGCTTCACATTTACCATAcaaaacatgagagtggtgttGATCTTGTCTAACTATGAGCAAGAAAACTTACTTCCAAGAAGTCAAACTATTCATTTTTAACAGGTGGTTCATTCTTTATGCTCAGTGTCCCTTAACCTTTATCGTCATCTAACAGATTCTGTTTAATATCGTCTTGCGTTGTTTTCACAGGCAAActacttgaaaaaaaaaaagaaagcctcAATGAAAAGATCTGTCAACACCAATGTCTCCCACCTCCTTTATCTCTCTACCTCCATTTGCAAATCTAACGATTACATGAAGTTAGTTACATAAATGCAGACTTGCAACACTTAAAACCTGGAAAAACAATTAATAATGATGCAGAATGTTTTCTATCATTAGCGTTTTGCATTCAGGGTTCACATCGTCAAATATTTCAAACCTAATTGAGACTAATCTGTCTTTTTCGCCTCGCTCCGTCCTCACCGTGGTTGCAGCAGTACCGCTTGTGTTTCTCTGGGAGACGCTCGCAAACAGATCATTCTGACCAGCCCCCTTGGCTGCGCTGCTGCTGTCCCAGTTGTAATCGCTGGCTAGCCGCACCCCATCGGGCAGCTGGACCGTCGTATTGGTCAGTGTTATGTCgttttcctcctccccccagtCATTGCCCCAGCCCTCCTCGCCTGCAGAGCTCTGACCCTGCCCTTCCTTCTCGTTGGACCAGCTGTCGTCGGCGTCCCAGCCTGAGCTGCTCCAGTCAGAGCTCTGCTTTTTCACAGCTGTCGACCGCCCCATCTAGATATCGGAGAGATGATAACCGATTAACAAAGGCACTAAgtgaaataatacaaaaagatcaaataaagaactttgactttgactgttTAGGTTCTTTTTTctccacacagaaaacaaatgtcatCGTAAATTTAAATGGTGCCGAAAATTTGCTTGCTTTCATTTGCTTTCAATACTATACACAGGTTTAGGTATGTATGGAAAGGTATCAAGCCTGTACAATAAACTAGTAGTATAAGGTGCTGTCAGGggtaatatttacatttacataaggTAATATTGTATATTGGATCCAAATGAAAGGGCTCATACTCCTTTGTCACTGGCCTTCTTTTTGGATGGTGCCATTCCTGACCAGTCAGTGCTCCAGTCATCTGGCTCAGTTTGAGTTTTATCTGGCTCCTATATGAGAAACAGTTTgtaatttatgacattttaaaatacaatgatGTGACATAATCTCACGCATGTATCACAATAATGATTACTCAGTTTTTCTTGTTAGTCAACAGTTGAAACCCTACCTCCAAACTTCCccagtcctcctcctcgtcccaGCGGTCTCCCATCGCCTCTTCATCATTGTCCTTAACTTCGAGAGTGTGTGATTGGTTGGCACGACTAGAGGCAGCATGGTGAGTCAATGAGGCTTGTGGAGTTTTATCTTCAGAACCtgtaacagaaaataaaaaacaaagaaaaggttTCAGGTGGCATATTTAAGATTTCTTAAAGCGGAATTCCACCGATTGAAGTGTGCTTTACGTCTTTGAGGGTGCTGATAAATTGCCTCGAGGGTTATCACTTGAATCAACAATGTTTGGGTCTGAAGAAGTTTGgtaatcaaataaaatctgGCAATGTGGAGTGAGAAAGAAGTGAGCTCCTCTTCTCTGCTCGAGGAAAGCAGCTAGATGCTACATTAGTCGCTACTAACATACACAGCCCCAATTCTCATATCAAACTCAGATCAGcaaagttgcattttgggtaatgtaggctccaggttttgacaaggaagaagaacatttggaataaaaaaaagacgaCATGTCTGGTTCTCCTGCTGTATTAATTTCTATCCTCTTAAGAAACTGCTCAGTGCAGCAGTGTTACAGGACAAATCGAGTGTGATATAACCCTACCAGGTGCAGGTGCTTCGTCAGTGGCACTGGTAGGGCTGGTGTCGTTGGCGGGCCCGCTGTCTTCCGCTGCTGCTCCGCCTTCTGTCCCTGGAGCGTTGCGGATCAGCTTAGATGTTAGCGAGGACATGCCAGTCACGGCCCAGCCTGCCCAGCTGGAAGAGGCACCTGCAGGCTGAGCACATGACCCTACGTCCTTTTCTGCAGGAGGGACAGGAGAGCAAATTTCAAGTTTTTAGTTGGAGAAAAtcagaaatataattttaagAACTGTTTCTATTTAGTCTGCTCCAGATAAAGGAGTAAATCACAaaagtatttgttttcttttccccagAAATCACAGGTTTTCTTGCCGAGTGAGACATAAAAGTAGAGAGCAGACTTTGCAGCTCAGTGCAGCGTCACATACCGACATCAGCCAGCTTGGTGGGATCTTCTGACACAGTCTCCAGCTTGGAAAGGAAACTCTTGATGGCTTTGAATGCCTGACACGCAGAGAGAAAGGTGGGAGAGAACATCCCGAGCAGAAATACATCAGCATATTCCAGCGACGACAAGAGGTTAAACATCAGTGAGGAAGGTTGAATTCATAAGCTAGAGAGGGATGATTACTGTTGGGGGTAACATTACACTACTGTATCTACTACTATGTTACTCTTGTGTGTTCTTCGGCTCTTGTAATTAGCTAGAATCCAgccctgtcttttttttctattaccTTTACTATAGGAACAcagtaattaaaaatgaatgaggCTTGTTGCTACTGataaaaacaatctaaataCTCTTGATTATACATTAAACATTGAGCAAGGCAGAGGAAATCAGTTTTATCTTCAGTTATAATTTCGCCATCATGTAGTGACAAGTCACGTGTACCTGGTCTCGGACGCTCTTATCGGGGTCAACTGTAATGGCACAGAGCGTGGGCAGGATGCGGGCGGCGATCTCTGTAATGCTGTAGTAGTTGTGTGTGGCGGCGAAGCCCAGAACACCAGCGGAGCGTGAAGCTGGGAAGGGGTCTTTTGTGGCTCGTGAGAAGGCAGAAATCAGAACACGTTGTCGAGTCTGTGAAGAAAAGGATAACCAACATCTTCTCCGaactttgttttcagtgttttctgcaTTAAATGAATGTTGTGAGTGTATTTTACCCCGGCGTTGAGGTAGGAGGCGATCTTGCCCAGGCAGACGGTGGTGTTGCACCGGATAGGGCCTTGTTCGTCTCTGGCCTGCAGCCGGGCGAAGTGACGCATCAGCTCCTGGTTCAGGTTGGTCTCGTTCAGCTTGGGAGCCAGCAGCAACATAGACTGGAGGgggagaaacagagaagagTTACAGCTACAGCGGGCCGACAACATCCTGTGCGcaagtaaaaatgtatataatacaTCTGCTGGTTTGTGGTTGCGTTTAAATAAGTGAACTACCTTAACAGTCTGTTCTCTGATGGCGGGGTTGGTGTCTGTGAAGCCGTGAACGACGTGAGGGAAAATCTGGGAGTTGACTGCTGCCTCATTCAGATACTGAATGAACTGCTccatctgagagagagagagagagagagagagagagagagagagagagtgagagagtgagagagagacatggaaCGAGAGAAGAAACAATGttacaacaaacaaatgcttCTATACATCGACACAGATCTAAAAACGACAAGTAGAGATATCATTTCCTGCTAATTATTCTTTGAAATCATCCAAGTTTTAACTTTGTTCCTTTCTTGCTGGGTGGTAAATgagaaaattaaatacatacacaaaaaaaGCCTCACATACCTGCTGCAGCAGTCGTATCCTCATGGCTCTGTCTGTGGAGGAAAACATCTTGACGATAACAGGGATGATCTTCTGTTGGTACTCTTCTGCTGACAGGAACTTCCCCacctggcagacagacag
This window of the Pagrus major chromosome 18, Pma_NU_1.0 genome carries:
- the LOC141013258 gene encoding N-terminal kinase-like protein isoform X1, with product MWSFFARDPVKDFAYELLPDTQEKSGIWTLHRGKRKTNGEPVSVFVYEVAQGTEQQTQLAKAAFKRMKTLRHPNILAYVDGLETEKSLYLVTEQVTPLAVHLKAQAEKGGSGELEVSWGLHQIVKALSFLVNDCHLLHNNLGMWSVFVDRAGEWKLGGLDHVVPEQGDPSGVSLPAPKAVYPDMEKYDPPEMSNSSGEKWAGEVWRLGCLIWEVFNGPLPRTSSLRSLGKIPKGLVPHYCELVGANPRARPNPARFLQNCRAPGGFLSNSFVESNLFLEEIQIKEPAEKQQFFQDLSDNLDSFPEDFCKHKVLPQLLTAFEFGNAGAVVLTPLFKVGKFLSAEEYQQKIIPVIVKMFSSTDRAMRIRLLQQMEQFIQYLNEAAVNSQIFPHVVHGFTDTNPAIREQTVKSMLLLAPKLNETNLNQELMRHFARLQARDEQGPIRCNTTVCLGKIASYLNAGTRQRVLISAFSRATKDPFPASRSAGVLGFAATHNYYSITEIAARILPTLCAITVDPDKSVRDQAFKAIKSFLSKLETVSEDPTKLADVEKDVGSCAQPAGASSSWAGWAVTGMSSLTSKLIRNAPGTEGGAAAEDSGPANDTSPTSATDEAPAPGSEDKTPQASLTHHAASSRANQSHTLEVKDNDEEAMGDRWDEEEDWGSLEEPDKTQTEPDDWSTDWSGMAPSKKKMGRSTAVKKQSSDWSSSGWDADDSWSNEKEGQGQSSAGEEGWGNDWGEEENDITLTNTTVQLPDGVRLASDYNWDSSSAAKGAGQNDLFASVSQRNTSGTAATTAGDGWSAEATGDWGAEESWESVDGNQGLSKAELSKKKRDERRKELEAKRAERKAAKGPLKLGARKLD
- the LOC141013258 gene encoding N-terminal kinase-like protein isoform X2; this translates as MWSFFARDPVKDFAYELLPDTQEKSGIWTLHRGKRKTNGEPVSVFVYEVAQGTEQQTQLAKAAFKRMKTLRHPNILAYVDGLETEKSLYLVTEQVTPLAVHLKAQAEKGGSGELEVSWGLHQIVKALSFLVNDCHLLHNNLGMWSVFVDRAGEWKLGGLDHVVPEQGDPSGVSLPAPKAVYPDMEKYDPPEMSNSSGEKWAGEVWRLGCLIWEVFNGPLPRTSSLRSLGKIPKGLVPHYCELVGANPRARPNPARFLQNCRAPGGFLSNSFVESNLFLEEIQIKEPAEKQQFFQDLSDNLDSFPEDFCKHKVLPQLLTAFEFGNAGAVVLTPLFKVGKFLSAEEYQQKIIPVIVKMFSSTDRAMRIRLLQQMEQFIQYLNEAAVNSQIFPHVVHGFTDTNPAIREQTVKSMLLLAPKLNETNLNQELMRHFARLQARDEQGPIRCNTTVCLGKIASYLNAGTRQRVLISAFSRATKDPFPASRSAGVLGFAATHNYYSITEIAARILPTLCAITVDPDKSVRDQAFKAIKSFLSKLETVSEDPTKLADVEKDVGSCAQPAGASSSWAGWAVTGMSSLTSKLIRNAPGTEGGAAAEDSGPANDTSPTSATDEAPAPGSEDKTPQASLTHHAASSRANQSHTLEVKDNDEEAMGDRWDEEEDWGSLEEPDKTQTEPDDWSTDWSGMAPSKKKASDKGMGRSTAVKKQSSDWSSSGWDADDSWSNEKEGQGQSSAGEEGWGNDWGEEENDITLTNTTVQLPDGVRLASDYNWDSSSAAKGAGQNDLFASVSQRNTSGTAATTAGDGWSAEATGDWGAEESWESVDGNQGLSKAELSKKKRDERRKELEAKRAERKAAKGPLKLGARKLD